The DNA segment AACATGCAGTAAAGTGCTAGCCAAAGGCAAGGTGATTATCGCGAGGTAATGATTGAAGGAAGCCGGATATTGGGTAAAAAAAATCCAATGGGCAAAATCTTGGGCCTACAAACAGAAACAGGATATGAGGCTGTTAGTCTGGACGACCTTGCAAGACAAAGAGAAGTCCAAGTTGCCAAATATGACGAAGCAGTAAATCCTGAGGCTGCACGAGAGGAAAGTTATCACACCTTCTTCGGGGAGGTCTCATCGGCGTAGAAACGAGGTGGAGAACGCCACGCAGTAGAAACGTAGTAACAACGAACGGTGAGAAGTACCTAAGGGGCAGACTCTCAACAGAAGCCGTAGTAGTGAAGAAGTTCCGTAATGGGAATGGAGCGAAGGGCAGAACAAAGAACCGGCTTTCGAGGTTCATGGATGTACGTTATTTTCTCAAAACAATCTGTGGTCGACCCAAGTGGTCGTGAGGGTTGGGAAATAACAAGCGACGGAAAGGAAGAAGCAAAGCGTAAGGTAATGAGTAATAAAGGCTCTGCCGGACAAAATGACAGTGTTCCAACTTCCAAAGTATATTGAGGAGCATGGCGATGAACTTTGCGAAACCATAAGAAAAAGAAAATATAGGCCGTTGCCAGTCAGACGAGTGCAGATACCAAAGGACGACGGAAGTAAAAGAAATTTGGGTGTACCAAGCGTAAAGGATAGGTGGATAGAACAAGCAGTATGCCAAGTATTGACACCAATCTTTGAAATGGAATTCTCAAATGCTAGTTACGGATTTCGTTCAAGAAGAAAAGCGGAACAGGCAGTCATAAAAGCATTAGAATAAATGAATGATGGCTATGATTGGATAGTAGACCTAGACCTTTCAAAAATTCGATAATGTGAATCAAGATATTTTAATGATTCTAGTACACAAAGTAATAAAAGACCCAGATGTAGAATCATTGATTCGTAGATTCTTACAGGGAGGTGTACTGGTAGAAGGAACGTTTGAGGAAACAAAAGTCGGAACGGTGCAAGGCTCACCAATCAGTCCATTACTAGCAAATATCTATCTAAATGAATTCGACAAAGAATTGAGTGCAAGAGGATTGAGATATGTGTGTTATGCGGACGGTTGCATCATTTGTGTAAAAAGTGAAATGGCAGCAAATAGAGTGATGAAGTCGGTCACAAAATGGCTTCATGAACACCTGCGTGTAGAAGTGAATGCGACAAAGACAAAGGTGAGCAGACCTAACGGCATCAAATATTTAGGTTTTGGCTTTTATCATAAGCAGAATGAATGGAGACCAAAGCCACACATCAAATCGATAAATAAATTAGAATATAAACTGAAACCACTGTTAAAGAGGAATTGGGGTGTATCTATGGTATATCGAATGAAAAAGATAAATGAAATCGTAAGAGGATGGATAAACTACTATCGAATAGCAGATATGAAAGCAATCATGGAGAGAATGGATCGAAAGATACGATTACATATCCGAATGTGCTATTGGAAGCAGTGGAAAACAGTCAAAAACCGAGCTAATCACTTATACTTTCTTGGTATGCCAAAATATTGGTGCTGGCTATATGCCAATACCAGAAAAGGATACTGCAAAGCAGGTCAGTGGCTTGGAAGATGGATAACAAATAAATTACTCAATCAAAAAGGCCTACTATGCTTAGTAGACCATTACGCTAAAGTACATACATCTCAACAGTTAATGTTGGGACTTTGAACCGCCGGACGCCGAACGGCATCTCCGGTGGTTTGGGAGGAATAAGGTTAAGGACGGGCAACCCATCCTTAACTACCTACCCGATTTGGTGAGGAATTGACATTCGATAGGACAGCATTCAAATCATTCTGATTGTAAGCGGTCTAAAATCAACACATATCCAAAAGAAGATGCAGATACCCTTGACTATCAGGTGTCTGTCTCTTTTGCACTACATAATTTCTGTACGTTCTGATGCCAGGGCATCAGTCGGTAACTCGTATTCACCTGTTTCTTCCTTTAGCGGAAGTTCCTCCAATAGGTGATTCAAGTAGCACCTCGGTATCAATCCATTCTCTTTCGCACTCTCTACGAGGCTGCACACAATGGTGGGCAGAGCCTATATTACCGCGCTGCTCTGTGTTCCTCTAGCTCTGCCCGTGAACATACTGTTCTTTCTTCCTATGATCACTGGCCTCTGACTGCGTTCTGCCAGATTGTTCGTCAACTCCAGCCTGCCATCTTTCAAGAATGTATACAGTTGCTCTTTATTCGTTCTCGCATATTGTATTGCCTTGTGTAATTCACTCTTTTCTGATACCTGATCTACGATTTCATCAAGGTATGTGAAAAGATCATTCAGCTTTGGACGTATGTCTGTTTCACGCCTTTCCCTGATCAGGATATACTCTTTCCCACATTCTTTCCGGATCTTACTGTCCGTTTTGAATATGCCTTATATCTCTTTATGCCTTCTTTCGCTACCTCTACACTGCCATTTCCTTTTTGCGCTTTTACGATATCCGCAAACTTTCTCCGTACATGCGCATGACATAGTACTCTCGTACCTTTCACCCCGTTATAACCGGCATAATCATCACTCTGCAGATAACCATGGTAATCTTTCAGGAATTCCGTCGCGATCTTTCCGCTCCTTCCTCTTTTGTGGACATAAAGCACGATATTTTTTCTGCTGTCGCTCCTGTTCGGAACATCCAGATATAGGCCTGCTTCAGCTGACTGCCTTTTCTGCCATCTGTAAATACATCGTGATGTGTCTCATCCGCATAAATGATATCCTCCTCCAGTAGTCTTCTATGTATATATGTATAGACCTTTTCCAGATATAGATCACTGCTGTCTAACATCCATCTTGCGTATGTATGTCTTGGAAACAGGATACCCTCCTGCTTCATGCTCTGCTCAATCCTATATATTGGCACTCCCTTAAGACACTAGACTTGCGGATGCTGGCGATTTAGGAAACAGCGTTACTGGTCCTGCGGCCTTGATCACAGTTCCTTTATCTTTCTTATGACAGCTTCGACAGGTATATTCAGGGATTCTATGGATGATCAGCTTCTGTTATGCAGGTATTATCACCAGCTCCAGTTTTTCGTCAACACGGATCTGATGTAGTTTACCTCCACATGTTGGACAATCCTTATTTTCCAGATCATAATCACGATATTCCTTTTCAATATCTCTTGGCAGGTTATCCATCGTGTATTTTTTCTTTTCATGACGTTTATGTTCAGCGATATTGACTGCTTCTTCCTGCTCATCCTCATAAGCCAATGTATCTGCTTCATCGAAGAGGTCCATCTCATTCTACAGTACCAGAGAAATCTTTTCACTGGATTTTCCATACAGCTTCTGCTGGTTCTTTTTCAGCTGCTCTCTATAGAGTTCTGTATTCTTCTCCAGATCTGCGTTCTTCTGCCATAGTGTCTGATACATGTTGACTATCTCTTCTCTGGTAAGTTTATCATAATCCATCCTGCAGACACCTCCATCTTTACTCATTCAGTATAACAGGAAAAAATGTAGAATTTAAGTCTTTAATATTCTACATTTTTCGTTAGAATATGCGTTTCGAGGTTTCTTTGAATGCTCGCTTCTGATCGATGGATAGTCCCTCCAATAGCCAGCGCAGTTCCTGCTTTTTGATAGCCATTGCTTTCTCTTATGACTTTGGCCACTGGTATTTGCTTTCCAGCAGCTTCATTGTAAGTAGCTCAAATCCGTTCAGATCAAAGTGCAGTACTTTTATCGCATCTTTTTTTCGATTACAGAATAGGAATACGGATTCTGAAAAAGGATCAATTTCTTCAATTAGTGATATGATCCTTACACATCCCTTGATCCCTTTCCTGAAATCTGTACTGCCACATATGATGTAGAAATGCTCTACATGTTCGATATCGATAAGCATTAGCGGACGAGGGTAAGGATATCTTTCAGAAACTCCTTATCCGTATCTGGTGTAACTTTGATACGTACGCCATTGACCTCAAGTTGAAGGAACGGCTGTTTCCTTTTCTGCGATTTGACCTCGACTACTGCCCCGACAGAATCCTGTCTGCTCTGTTTGTAATGTGCCTGTAGCTCCGCTACACCTACATTTAGTTTTTGGCAGAATTCATTTACTGACTCTGTTGATTCTCTTTTGATAAACTACTTTATGAGGGGACTCCAGTCTCTTCTCTTGTCATTTTTGCACATACCTTTTCTATATGCTTATTATCACATATCTTTTTTCTTTCTGGTAGTGTGTGTTTTTTAGATTGCTTACATTCTGATCCACTAACACAAGGCTACGTAAGTCTGTACCACTTGGGCATATATAGCGCAGCTCAATATGATTGTTATCCAAACTGCCTTTTGGCACGATTGCAGAGGATCACAATAAAAAACGCTTGTTCTTCTTGTGCCGCCGCTCTGGTTTCTATGGTTTCAGCAGCAGTAAATTCAGAGCCTCTGTCTGTAAGAAGTATCTGAACTTTGTTGTGGAACAAGTCTGAGCCGATGATAGAGTCCAGCAGAACAACACCATCTAACATACTCTGAGCATCCTTTTTATCGCGCAGGTGTGCAAACAGAAAGCCATATTTGATAATGTTTAAGCAGAGAAAGCAGGATTTCATCAAGCTGTTTGATTTCATCGATTGTGGCATAGATACCGATGCGGTTATTGATGAGGGAAGAATGATCGTGTCGAGCATGAAAAAGGGATTAGATCAGAAAAGGAAAGGGAGCAATACGAACCATGTAATTCTACTGGAATTACTGAATGGCTAATTTCAATTTTATTTCTTTGAAGTAGAATTTAACTTTTCACTTCAGGCTTTTTTACTTCAGCCTATTATAATATTGCTTTTTCTAATAAAATGAGTTAGTATTATTATATTTATGAAATGTTTTTTCAGATAAGAAAGAAAGTCAAGAGGGAATGATATGAAAGTATACTTAGTAACTGGCGGAGCAGGATTCATCGGAAGTAATTTTATCTACTTTTTATTAAAAAAATACGATGATATAAAAATTATCAATGTAGATAAATTAACATACGCAGGAAATTTAGAAAATTTAAAAGAAATTGAAAATGATGAAAGACATGTATTTGTACAGGCCGATATCTGTGACACAGAAGCTATTGCATCACTTTTTGAGATGTATGATATTGATTACGTAGTTAATTTTGCGGCAGAGAGTCATGTTGACCGCAGTATTTTAAATCCGGAAATATTTGTAGAAACAAATGTTAACGGAACAGTAAATTTATTGAAGAATGCAAAGAAATACTGGACAATAGGGGAGGATACATATAAGGCGGGAGTTAAATATTTACAAGTATCTACAGATGAAGTTTATGGTTCGCTCGGTGAAACCGGTTATTTCACAGAAGAAACTTCAATCACACCGCATAGTCCATACAGTGCTTCAAAAGCAAGTGCTGATTTGTTTGTTAAAGCATTTGCGGACACATATAAAATTCCGGTAAATATTACGAGATGTAGCAATAACTATGGACCATATCAGTTCCCGGAAAAACTGATTCCTCTAGTTTTTAATAATACTCTGAATCACAAAAATCTTCCTGTTTATGGGGATGGTTTGAATATTCGGGATTGGCTGTATGTAGAAGATCACTGCAAAGGGATTGATATGGTAATCAATGGTGGTCGCTTAGGTGAGGTATATAACATTGGAGGACATAACGAGAGAACTAATATTTTTATTGTGAAAACTATTATTGATTATGTAAAAAACAATATTGATGATAAAGTTGGCGAATATATGATTACATATGTAAAAGATAGAAAAGGCCATGATCGCCGTTATGGAATTGACCCTGAAAAAATTAAAAATGAATTGGGGTGGTATCCGGAAACGACATTTGAAGAAGGAATTAAATTAACATTAAACTGGTATCATACACATGGAAACTGGATAGAGCATATAACAAATGGAAAGTATCAGGATTACTATAAAGAAATGTATGAGGGACGGTGATAGATATGAAAGGGATTATATTAGCGGGAGGATCAGGAACGAGACTATATCCATTAACAAAAGCAATTTCTAAGCAGATATTGCCTGTCTATGACAAGCCGATGATTTATTATCCGCTTTCTACGTTATAATGCTTGCAAATATTCGTGATATTTTAATTATTTCAACACCAAGAGATATTGAAATATTTAAGAATTTGTTAGGTGATGGCAAACAGTTAGGTATTCATTTAGAATATGCTATACAGGAAAACCCTCGTGGTCTTGCTGAAGCCTTTATAATTGGGGAATCTTTTATTGGAGATGATCGGGTTGCTCTAGTATTAGGAGATAATATTTTTTATGGTAGACATTTTTCTTCTGTTTTGGAAACTGCTGTATCACAAAGTGGTGCAACTATATTTGGATACTATGTGAAGAATCCTAAAGAATATGGAGTTGTTACTTTTGATAAGAATGCAAAGGTTCTGACTCTTGAAGAAAAGCCAGAACATCCTAAATCTCATTATGCTGTACCTGGTCTTTATTTTTATGATAATGATGTTATTGATATCGCGAAAACTATCAGTCCTTCTAAACGTGGAGAGTTAGAAATAAATGCTGTAAATAACAGATATTTGGAAAGGGGAAAATTGAATATTAAGATTTTGGGACGCGGATTTGCCTGGCTGGATACAGGAAATCATGATTCTTTATTAGAAGCCTCAGAATATGTAGCATCTATACAGAAAAGACAGGGACTTTATGTTTCATGTATAGAAGAAATCGCCTATATCAAAGGATTTATCGATCGGATGCAATTATTGAAATTGGCAGAGCAGTTCTCGAAAACTGAATATGGTGGATATTTACAGCGTTTAGCGGATGAAAATGTTGAAGAAATAGCGATAAGTAGAGGATAAAGGGATGAGTGTAAAAAAACTATGTTTTGAATCATGGATTTTAGAAGACGGAAATGTATCTAAAAATGCAGACATTGATGAATGGATTGATAGATTAAACAACACGACAAAAGTTGATATAAACAAAATTGACTTACAAAAAAGTGATTTTTGGTTTTATGATGAAAAAGAAGGGGTCATCAGAAATAAAAATCACAGTTTTTTCACAATTAAGGGGTTTCAGAGAAAGAAAGAAAACAAAATTGTTCAGGAGCAGCCCGTCATTATTCAGGATGAAATAGGATACTTGGGTATTATTTGTAAAGTAATTGACGGCGTGTTGAATTTTTTAATGCAGGCTAAAATAGAGCCGGGTAATCTGAATAATATACAGCTTTCTCCTACGATTCAAGCAACAAAAAGCAATTTTATGCAAAAACATGGAGGAAAAAAGCCTAATTATTTAGACTACTTTATGGATGCATCCAATTATGAGATTATAGTAGATCAGATACAATCTGAGCAGTCCTCTAGGTTTTATAAGAAGAGAAACAGGAATATTATAATCAAAGTTAATGATGAGGATATCATACTTGAAAAAAATTTCAAATGGATGACTTTAGGACAAATTAAGCGATTGATGAAGCGTGATAATATTGTGAATATGGATACAAGAACAGTTTTATCTTGTATTCCGTATTATAATCATGCGTTAAGTCAAGATGAATTAAAAGAAATGATGGAAAAAGCAAAAGACAAAGCATTATTTAAGTCAGTTTTTTGTGCTAATGATGAAGGGATAATACCTCGTATATATCAGTTTATCAATAATATAAAAATGTTTGAGGAAACTAAAGATTTTCTTGTTCCATTAAAAGAATTGTCTACATGGGAGAAAAATGGGGAAGAGTTTGTTTGCAAACAAGAGCACAATTTTAAAGTAGTGTTCTGCGACATAATGATTGAGGGAAGAGAAGTAGTACGTTGGACACAGCCTTTGTTTGAAGCCACTGGAATTGCCATATTTGGTCTGTTTACATGTGTTGAAAAAGGAATTCGCAAGTTCTTGGTGAAAGCAAAAAGAGAAATTGGATGCTTTGACATTTTAGAGCTTGGGCCGACGCTTCAAATTGAGCCTTCACATATAAATGGCGCT comes from the Erysipelotrichaceae bacterium 66202529 genome and includes:
- a CDS encoding transposase, which translates into the protein MFKTDSKIRKECGKEYILIRERRETDIRPKLNDLFTYLDEIVDQVSEKSELHKAIQYARTNKEQLYTFLKDGRLELTNNLAERSQRPVIIGRKNSMFTGRARGTQSSAVI
- a CDS encoding transposase; this encodes MYRWQKRQSAEAGLYLDVPNRSDSRKNIVLYVHKRGRSGKIATEFLKDYHGYLQSDDYAGYNGVKGTRVLCHAHVRRKFADIVKAQKGNGSVEVAKEGIKRYKAYSKRTVRSGKNVGKSIS
- a CDS encoding transposase, translating into MKQEGILFPRHTYARWMLDSSDLYLEKVYTYIHRRLLEEDIIYADETHHDVFTDGRKGSQLKQAYIWMFRTGATAEKISCFMSTKEEGAERSRRNS
- the tnpB gene encoding IS66 family insertion sequence element accessory protein TnpB, encoding MLIDIEHVEHFYIICGSTDFRKGIKGCVRIISLIEEIDPFSESVFLFCNRKKDAIKVLHFDLNGFELLTMKLLESKYQWPKS
- the rfbB gene encoding dTDP-glucose 4,6-dehydratase, with amino-acid sequence MKVYLVTGGAGFIGSNFIYFLLKKYDDIKIINVDKLTYAGNLENLKEIENDERHVFVQADICDTEAIASLFEMYDIDYVVNFAAESHVDRSILNPEIFVETNVNGTVNLLKNAKKYWTIGEDTYKAGVKYLQVSTDEVYGSLGETGYFTEETSITPHSPYSASKASADLFVKAFADTYKIPVNITRCSNNYGPYQFPEKLIPLVFNNTLNHKNLPVYGDGLNIRDWLYVEDHCKGIDMVINGGRLGEVYNIGGHNERTNIFIVKTIIDYVKNNIDDKVGEYMITYVKDRKGHDRRYGIDPEKIKNELGWYPETTFEEGIKLTLNWYHTHGNWIEHITNGKYQDYYKEMYEGR
- a CDS encoding dNDP-4-keto-6-deoxy-glucose-2,3- dehydratase — encoded protein: MSVKKLCFESWILEDGNVSKNADIDEWIDRLNNTTKVDINKIDLQKSDFWFYDEKEGVIRNKNHSFFTIKGFQRKKENKIVQEQPVIIQDEIGYLGIICKVIDGVLNFLMQAKIEPGNLNNIQLSPTIQATKSNFMQKHGGKKPNYLDYFMDASNYEIIVDQIQSEQSSRFYKKRNRNIIIKVNDEDIILEKNFKWMTLGQIKRLMKRDNIVNMDTRTVLSCIPYYNHALSQDELKEMMEKAKDKALFKSVFCANDEGIIPRIYQFINNIKMFEETKDFLVPLKELSTWEKNGEEFVCKQEHNFKVVFCDIMIEGREVVRWTQPLFEATGIAIFGLFTCVEKGIRKFLVKAKREIGCFDILELGPTLQIEPSHINGATDNVISIFLEKLDKEERVLHNVLLSEEGGRFYHEQNHNVIIEIEKEEVYVSEEDGYFWVDYSTLNQLVQINNCLNIQLRNLISLLEV